From the Synergistaceae bacterium DZ-S4 genome, one window contains:
- a CDS encoding 4-hydroxy-tetrahydrodipicolinate reductase encodes MKIFVSGASGNVGKTLVRTIQNIEWAELVGGWCKEAGQDLGEIAGIGKIGIIATDDLNAGLKASNPDIVIDFSATPVLPGNLKIYAEKNLNAVIGTTGLTDEDLAPFIKEVKDKGLRWSVIPNYGLGITLVMDFIKKVRSYYPYLSIIDRHFPGMANAPSGTAASLAKAFAQDSGPVESAEVYPGVLGAKISGVPVLSQRLPWPGPYSEHEVLMGRQNEIIRISVQDHTSDIYMDGIFLTVKKLPGMAPGTFVRELSDIIEAN; translated from the coding sequence ATGAAGATTTTTGTTTCGGGAGCATCCGGCAACGTAGGAAAGACGCTTGTCAGGACCATACAGAATATTGAATGGGCCGAGCTTGTCGGCGGATGGTGCAAAGAAGCCGGCCAGGACCTAGGAGAAATTGCCGGGATCGGAAAGATAGGCATCATAGCCACTGACGATCTAAATGCGGGGTTGAAGGCGTCAAACCCTGACATTGTAATAGACTTCTCCGCAACTCCTGTCCTGCCCGGAAACCTCAAAATCTACGCAGAAAAAAATCTCAATGCGGTGATCGGCACGACGGGACTGACCGACGAGGATCTTGCGCCATTCATAAAAGAAGTCAAGGATAAGGGACTCCGCTGGTCAGTGATACCAAATTACGGTCTCGGAATAACTCTTGTAATGGATTTTATAAAAAAAGTACGCAGCTACTATCCCTACCTGAGTATAATCGACCGCCATTTCCCCGGGATGGCGAATGCGCCCAGCGGAACTGCGGCAAGCCTGGCAAAGGCGTTTGCTCAAGATTCAGGCCCCGTTGAAAGCGCTGAAGTATATCCGGGTGTGCTGGGCGCAAAAATATCCGGAGTTCCTGTCCTCTCGCAGCGCCTGCCGTGGCCCGGACCGTACTCGGAACATGAGGTGCTTATGGGCAGGCAGAACGAGATCATAAGGATATCCGTCCAGGACCACACCAGCGACATTTACATGGACGGTATTTTCCTGACAGTTAAAAAACTTCCGGGAATGGCCCCAGGGACTTTCGTCAGGGAACTTTCGGATATCATCGAAGCAAACTGA
- a CDS encoding methylated-DNA--[protein]-cysteine S-methyltransferase, which yields MKKYYFYIYEGVGRLGIGVESEKITDLHFERSSISRSDICLEETPLHRKASGQLQEYFSGKRKIFDLPLAPKGTDFQMRCWEALLKVPYGETRSYGDIARSVGSPRGFRAVGMANNRNPISIIIPCHRIIGSDGKLVGFGGGLDIKEFLLGLERKYAKS from the coding sequence TTGAAAAAATATTATTTTTATATCTATGAAGGCGTGGGCAGACTGGGCATAGGGGTAGAGTCAGAGAAGATAACGGACCTCCATTTTGAGAGGTCTTCAATATCCCGTTCTGATATATGCCTGGAAGAGACGCCTCTGCATAGGAAGGCTTCGGGGCAGCTTCAGGAATACTTTTCAGGAAAGAGAAAAATATTTGATCTTCCCCTTGCGCCTAAAGGGACGGATTTTCAGATGAGGTGCTGGGAGGCACTTCTGAAGGTCCCTTACGGGGAGACCCGCAGCTACGGCGACATCGCGCGTTCGGTCGGGAGCCCCAGGGGCTTCAGGGCTGTGGGAATGGCAAACAACAGGAATCCGATCTCCATAATCATACCCTGTCACCGGATAATTGGCTCAGACGGCAAACTGGTAGGTTTTGGCGGCGGACTTGACATCAAAGAATTCCTCCTTGGCCTGGAAAGAAAATATGCGAAATCTTGA
- a CDS encoding DNA-3-methyladenine glycosylase codes for MAWKENMRNLEYGEKEISYLSKKDKKLGKLIEDTGFLECKVSEDLFDSLVGYIATQQISNRAAETVSMRMSLKFGIVTPEKIASLPDEEIKSVGISMKKAQYIKGLSEAVLSGRLDVEGLAGLTDEDVTSQLTSIRGIGDWTAEMFLIFSLGRPDIVSYKDFAIRKGIMSLYGLKDLDRGTFEKYRKRYSPYGTIASLYLWHLSENGG; via the coding sequence TTGGCCTGGAAAGAAAATATGCGAAATCTTGAGTATGGCGAGAAGGAGATATCATACCTCTCCAAAAAAGACAAAAAGCTGGGAAAGCTGATAGAGGACACGGGCTTTCTCGAGTGTAAGGTGAGTGAAGATCTTTTTGACTCACTTGTAGGCTATATAGCTACGCAGCAGATATCCAACAGGGCAGCCGAAACTGTCAGCATGAGAATGAGCCTGAAATTCGGCATCGTTACGCCCGAAAAGATAGCATCACTCCCCGATGAAGAGATCAAATCGGTCGGTATCTCGATGAAAAAGGCGCAGTATATAAAGGGACTCTCAGAGGCCGTGCTTTCGGGCAGGCTGGATGTTGAAGGGCTTGCCGGACTGACGGACGAGGATGTAACCTCACAGCTGACTTCGATAAGGGGAATAGGGGACTGGACAGCGGAGATGTTCCTCATATTCTCGCTCGGCAGGCCGGACATCGTGAGCTACAAGGATTTCGCCATCAGGAAAGGAATAATGTCTCTTTATGGACTCAAAGACCTTGACAGGGGGACTTTCGAAAAATACAGGAAACGGTATTCTCCCTATGGCACCATAGCGTCCCTCTATCTCTGGCACCTCTCTGAAAACGGCGGTTGA